The genomic region GGTTGGCCGGGGAAGCGCAACGCTTCGTGCTGGCCCTGACCGGGTACTGGGCGAGCCAGGGGGGGCTCTCCAGGGCGGTGGCACTGTGCGCCAGGGTGCTGGCCCTGCCCGGAGATGTCCTGAGTGCCCGGCGGGCCGAGGTGTTCCAGTCGTCGGCCTGGCTGGCCCTGCGCAATCATCAGCACCGCGAGGCCGTGAGGTGGGGCCGCGAGGGCCTGGAGGTCTGGCGTGCCCTCGGGGACCCGGCCGGTGAGGCCTCGGCCCTGTCCACCCTCGCCGATGTGCTCGGCAGCCAGGGTCAGGCTGCGCCAGCCATCAAGTACTTCCAGCAGGCCCTGGGGCTGGCAGAGGCGCAGCACGACCTGCCGCTGCAGGCGCAGACGCAGCACAACCTGGGCTTCACTCTGGGTCAGGCCGGGGATTACGAAGCCGCCCTGGCGCACCTGAAACGCGCCCTGGACCTGTATCAGACACTGGGCTATATCATGGGTGAAGCCTATTCCAGCGTCGCATGCGCGCGGATGAGCGCGCTGCTGGGGGACCTCGATGCCGGCCTGACCCACCTGCGACGGGGCTGGCGGGTGGGCCAGACGCTCCGCGACGTTTTCTTCGAGGAAAGCCTGCTCTACACCGCGGCGCTGCTTTCCCAGCGCCGGGGCCACCTGACGCTGGCTGTACGGCTGTCGGCGGCCAGCACCGCCGTCCAGAGGCGCTCTGGTGTCCGGATGCCGCCCAGCTGCGAGGTCGAGCGCGGGGAGCTGATCGATGCCCTGCGCGCTGCGCTGCCCACAGGCGATTTCACGGCGGCCTGGGAGGTGGGGATGCACGCCGGGCCGGAGGTCGTCGCCGCTGAGCTGAACGAGGCCGTGATGGCCGATGGCCCCGGCCTGCCGACCGCGCACCATCTGACGCCCCGGGAACAGCAGGTGCTGATCCAGGTGGCTGAGGGACACAGCGACAAGAAGATCGCGCAGGCGCTGGGCATCAGTCCAGGCACGGTCGGGAAGCACGTGGCCAGCCTGCTGGGCAAGCTGGAAGTGCACAACCGTGTGGAGCTCACCCGCTGGGCCATCGGGCACGGGCTGGCCGAAGGGGGTCAATCCAAGCCACCCCGTTCATGAGCGCCTTGGACTGAACTCAGGCCTGAACACGACAGCATCGGCGCACAGGAAGCACCTGCTCCAGTCAGATCTCTGGCTGCTTTGATTCCCCGTCCCTTCCGACAGGCTGGGGCCTACCGAATTCTGCCGGGGTCACCTGCGCGCACCGTGGGTAATTCTCGCGATGCGCGTTGAACCGGAAGCGCGCACTCTGAACGCATCAGCTCAGCGCTGAGGTCAGGTGAGAAGAGCACACCTGACGCTCCAGGTTTCCGGCGTCGTTCACCCCACCTCATTTCGCGCCGTCCCAGTCCCGGCTGGACGAGCGGCGCGGCGGCAGGCCTACCCTGCCCAGGAGGAACGCTCATGTCTCCACTCAAGACTGCTGTCCGCCGCCTGTCCGTCGCGGTGCTCACCCTGGGGCTGCTGGGTGTCTCTGGAGAGGCAGCTCCCGCTGAGACCCTGGGCACCCAGTTAACCGCCATGTCCGCAACAGGGCTGAAGCTCTCAGAGTGCCAGACGCGCATGCAGACCCTGGGAACCATGCTGAGCAAGGCGGGGTACGTCTCCAGGCGCGCTCACTTGGGTGCGGACGCCGTCATGACCGCCCTGTGGTACCACCCGCAGCGTCACACCACCGTTGTGGCGTTCTCGGGGTGGCAGGCGTCGGACAATGCGTTCTCGGCCGCGGAGATAGCCGGCCAGGTGGGGTGGAATGAATTCCTTCCCCTACCCTGAGGAGTCCATCACCCGAATGGGCTGAGGAAGCGCTCTGCTGCAGACCGTGGACATCCAGTTTCAGGTGTCCATAGTCTGGCTGGTGCGTGCGACAGAAAATAGGCTTGTGATGGAGTTCCTGGCTTTTGGTGCACAAACGAAGAAAAAGCCTGCAGCCAGGAGGAACGGGTGAGGATCCAGGACGGGCGGCGTGGCCACAGCCCTCTTCCGAGCAGCCGAGTCAAGTGGGTCGGGGCTGACGAGGACCAGCTGACCTGGGTCCATGAAGCTTTGTTACCGAACGAAACGGGGGTGGGCGGACAGGTCGTGCTAATGCTGAATGCGGACGTACCGACGCGCTGTCTTCACGTATCGCGGCCGCCAGCCCATTGCGGGGGCCACCCGGTCAGCACCCCCGGACGATGGGCGCCCCCTGTCCCTGTATGCAATGGCCACGGTGGCCCGCCGTTCTGTTAGGACAGGGCGTGGAGCCACCTTGAGCAGACCTCCATCCGTCGGAGCTTGTGCTTCATCCCAACGGTGTTCTCACCTGGTCAGTGGTCGTCGCGGTACAGATCTTCCCGGGTCAGTGGCACCTGCACCCTGCCCTGCGCAGCAGGTTTGGCGAGCAGGCTCTGGAAAAGCTGAAGGTTGCCGCGTTCGAAGGCAGGAACACAGGCGTTCAGGTACAAGCGCCACAGCCGGAAGCGCTGTTCGCCCAGCGCGGCGCGGGCCTCCTCGCTGTGGGCTTCGAGGTTGGCAGCCCAGTGGCGCAGCGTCAGGGCGTAGTGTTCGCGCAGGTTCTCCACATCCCGCACTTCGAACCCCGCCTCGCCGGCACGCTGCAGCGTCTCGGCAATTGGCTGGAGCTCGCCGTCGGGGAAAACGTATTTCCCAACAAAGTTGCCGCCCTCCACCCACTGCGGGAGCTTGCGCAGCTGGAGCGGACTGGCAATGGCATGGTTCATCATCAGCCCGCCAGGCTTCAGGGCGGCGAAGGCGGTGGCAAAGTACGTCCGCAGGTTTTTGCTGCCCACATGCTCGGCCATGCCGATCGAGCTAATCTTGTCGAACTGCGGCGTACGGTCTGCCAGCACGTCGCGGTAGTCGCGTCGTTGCAGGAAGACCTGGTGCTCCAGGCCCGCCGCCTTTACGCGCGCCTGGCCCTCCCGCAGCTGGGCGCCGGATAGGGTCACGCCCAGCACCTTTACGCCATAGGCCTGCGCGGCGTAGATCGCCAAACCACCCCAGCCGCAGCCGATGTCCAGCAGCCGCTCACCTTCCTTCAGGCGCAATTTGCGGCAGAGATATTCCAGTTTGGCCGCCTGCGCCGTGTCCAACGTCTCGGTACCTGTGGGAAAGTACGCGCAGGAATACACCATGCGGCGGTCCAACCATAACTTGTAAAAGTCATTGGAGACGTCGTAATGGTACTGAACGGCCTGCTGGTCGCGGCTCCGGCTGTGGGGCGGGCCAGCCAGTCTTGCGGTGATTGCCAGGGGTTCCGGCGCACCGTTGCCTGTGCGGCGCAGGGCAGGCAGCCACGCCAGCAGGCGAAGCAGCGTGGTGGGCGTCAGGTGCAGATCGTCGCCGAGACTGGTTACGCTGCCCACCTCACCCTCAATGTCGTAATCGCCACGCAGGTAGGCCTCGCCGAGGTGAATGTCCAGCGGAAAGCGCACCATGCGGTCCAGGGCATATTCACTGTTCAGGACCAGTGTGGCGCGGGCGCTTCGTTGGGGCGCGGCCAGCACGGTGCCGTCCCATAGCCGCACGTCAAAAGCGCGCGTCTCCGGCAACATCACGTCCAGCACCTGAAGGGCTGTCGCCTTCTTCTCGGCGGCCGTGGGCGGCAGTCTGGTGACGTTGCGGAGCAGCAGTCCGGCCCCCAACCCGGTGGCGGCCAGCAGAACGGGAGCACCAGAGCGCCGGGGGGCAGGACGCACTGGCCGGCGCGGTGAGGCAGTCATGGACCACGGTAAGTCCAAAATTGCGGGGGATGGTGAAGATTGCGAATATGGGAGTGCATGGTGTGTTCATTCATTGGGCTGTTCGTCCATCAGTTCATCCCGGGTCAGGATCCACCATATCTGAGAACAGTACGCAGTCCAGCGTGCGGACAGGCAGCGAGAATCCGGCGGTGGGGCGAACGATTTCTGCTTTCATGCCAACTGCCTGTCGGGTACGGTGGCCGAAGGCTCAGCCTGACGCGGTGGTGACTGAGCAACCTGGGGCCCTGAGTATCCAGACGGCTTTGGACAATTTTGGGACCGGCTACAACACTCTCGTGGCCCTGGCACAACTGCCAGTAAAAATCGTCAAAATCGGCCGGCGTTTCACCGCCGACATCAGTGCTGCCCAATCATGCGAATGAAGACCTCCACGATCTCAGGATCGAAGTGCGTGCCTGAGCTGTTCTGGAGATGGGTGATGGTCTGCTCCCGCGTCCAGGCCTTTCGGTAGGGGCGGTCGCTGGTCAGCGCGTCGTAGACATCCACCACCGCGAAGGCGCGGGCAACCAGTGGAATGGCCTCTCCTGCCAGCCCAGCCGGATAACCACTGCCGTCCCACTTCTCATGGTGGCACTCGGGGATCTCCAGGGCGGGACGCAGGAACTCGATGGGTGTGAGCAGATCCGCCGCGTACTCCGGATGCTTTTTCATGAGGGTCCACTCGTCTTCGGTGAGCTTGCCTGGCTTGAGCAGCACTGCGTCAGGGATGCCCATCTTGCCGATATCGTGCAGCAGAGCACCCCGACGGACTTGTACCAGTTGATCGGTGGTAAATCCGAGTGCCTGGCAAAGCTCGTACGTCATCTCCGTGACCCGGCGTGAGTGTCCTTCCGTTTCCTCGTCACGCAAGTCTAGTGCCCTGGCCCAGCCCTCAATGGTGGCGTCGTAGGCTGAACGCAACTCTACGTTGCTACGCTCCAGTTCGGCCACCAGCCTGGCGTTGTCAATGGCAATGGCGGCCTGATCGGCCAGCGTCGCGAGGGTTGAGAGCCAATCCAGTGAGAGTGGCCAGGCCTGATGATGGAGCACTTCTATGACCCCCACCACTTGCCCTTTGCTGAGGAGCGGTACCGCGTAATAAGCGGTCAGTCCTTCGTTTTTCACGACTTCACGCCAGGCTGGCAAGACGGATGCATTGGTCAGATCCGGAAGGCTGATTGGCTGCTGAGTCTGCGCTGCGCGCCCTGCCAGGCCTACGCCCAGTTTCGTCCCCGAGTTCTCCAGTTTTTCGGCGTAGAAGCCCCGGGTGACAGTGTACGTGAGTGTCTTCCGGAGTGCATCGAACAGGAGGACGGTGGCCACGTCCATGCCGAGTTGCTGCTTGACATTGTCCAGAACCAGACCGAGGGTGACGTTGAGGTCCGCACTGACGGCGATTGAGTGATCAATTTTGCGGAGGCCCGTAATGGACCGCAACTGACGCTGGAGGTCCCCGTTGAGGACCTGAATTTCTTGCTCAGCTTTACGCAGGGCCGTGACGTTGCGGGCGATCTTGGAGACACCGATCACTTGACCGGTAGCATCCAGGATTGGCGAGAGGGTCACCAGTACCTGAATCTGCTTGCTGTTCTTGGTCATCCGGTTGCCTTCAAATGGTGGGTCCCGGAACCCCTGACTGGCCCGTTCCATCAACTTAATTTCGAGCGTTTGAAGCTCGGCAGGAACGATGAAGGTGACCGGTTGACCGATCGCCTCCTCGGCGGCGTAGCCGTAGAGTTCCTCGGCCCCAGGATTCCAGGAGCGAATGGTGTTGTCCAACGAAACGCCGATGATGGCGCTGTGACTGGCCTGCACGATGGCCGCCAGGAAGGCCCGGTCTTCGTCGGTAGCCCGGCGCTGGGTGACGTCGCGGGCCATGCCGTACACCACCGCGTCGTCCGGCAACATCGTGCCTGACCATTCCAGCCAGACCACACGCCCATCTTTGTGCAGGTACCGGTTTTGAAAGTTCGTCGTGGTGTGACCTGCTCGTGTGCGTTGCCGCGCGGTAAGGGTCGTTATGTGGTCGTCCGGGTGCATAAAGTCTGAGACTGCGCGGCCGATCATCTCTTCAGGTGTGTAGCCCAGGATCTGAATGGAAGCGGCGCTCATCGTCATAAAACGGTCGTCCGGTCCAATGCAGGTGATCAGGTCAAGTGAGAGGTCCAGCGTCCGTTGCAACTGGGTCGCGATCTGGCGGTGGCGCTCCTCGCTCTCTGCCAGAACCTGCTGCGCTCGCTTCTCCACCGTGATGTCACGAACCAGCGTGGCCACGCACGCTTCTCCATCAATCGTGACGGGAACGACCGATATGACCGTGTCGGCCACCACTCCGGACTTCAGGCGGAACTGCACCTCACGGTTGAGCACCTTCCCTTCTGCCTGCAGCGTTCGCCCAACATCTTCGAGTTCTGGCGGGTTAACCCAGACGTTGAGATCGACCGGGGTGCGGCCGATCACGTCCTCGCGGCTGTAGCCACTCTGGCGCAGAAACTCGGCGTTGACGTCGAGATAATGGCCGCTCTCGAGATCCGCCACGACAATGGCGACTGGTGAAGCCTCGAAGACTCTGGCAAAGCGCTCCTCGCTGGCCTGGAGCTGATTGCTGGCCCGCTTTTCCTCGGTGATGTCCCGCACAAAGCCGATCACGCAGGCTTCACCGGCCACCTCCATTGGGATAATCGACAGCACGCCGTACACTTCCTCTCCACTCTTGCTGCGGAAAAGAATTTCACGATCGCGAATTATAAGATCGCCGTCGACCATGCTCCAGGCAATCTCGCGGTCAGCTGAATTGACCCACAAGCCGAGGGCTTGAGAAGACTGGCCGAGGATCTCCTCGCGGGTATAGCCGCTCTGGCGTGAGAACTCGGCATTGACCTCGATAAAGTGTTTGTCGCTTTGACGGGTGATGAAGATGGCGACGGGACTCGCCTCGAAGACCTTGGCGAATCGCTCCTGGCTGATCTGCCGCTCCCGCTGCGCCTCCCGGGTTTCGGTGACATCCTGAATAAACATTGAGACGCCGTCCCCGCCTGGATAAATGGTGACGTTTGCCTGCTTCCCCATGGCCGAGTGGTTCAACAGGTATTGAACAGTCCCAGATTCCCGGGCTTTCTGAAGGGCCAGACCCAGGGGTGCGTGGGTGGACAGTGGAAACAGGTCGAAATGGTTCTGGCCGAGGGTTTCGGTGGGTTCACGGGCCATCATGGCTGCCGCTGCCGCGTTGACGTAAGTGACAGTCCAGTCCTGATCAAAAGACACGAACCCGTCAGTAATGCGCTCCAGAGTGGAAGTAAGGTGCTGTTTGGCGTGCGCTTCTTGCTGCCTGGCCTGCTCACGCGAGGTGACGTCGGTCTGGAAGCCCACGAAGTGCGTGATGGTTCCCGCTGCGTCGCGGATGGGGCTAACGGTGAGTTCGTTGTAGAACAGCGAACCGTCCTTGCGGTAATTGCGCAGCACCGTGGTGACGCTTTGGCCCTGCAGCAGGGCGTCCCGGATCTCATGCCGGGCGTCCTGATCACGGTCCTGACCCTGGAGAAAGCGGCAGTTGCGCC from Deinococcus aerolatus harbors:
- a CDS encoding SAM-dependent methyltransferase, producing MTASPRRPVRPAPRRSGAPVLLAATGLGAGLLLRNVTRLPPTAAEKKATALQVLDVMLPETRAFDVRLWDGTVLAAPQRSARATLVLNSEYALDRMVRFPLDIHLGEAYLRGDYDIEGEVGSVTSLGDDLHLTPTTLLRLLAWLPALRRTGNGAPEPLAITARLAGPPHSRSRDQQAVQYHYDVSNDFYKLWLDRRMVYSCAYFPTGTETLDTAQAAKLEYLCRKLRLKEGERLLDIGCGWGGLAIYAAQAYGVKVLGVTLSGAQLREGQARVKAAGLEHQVFLQRRDYRDVLADRTPQFDKISSIGMAEHVGSKNLRTYFATAFAALKPGGLMMNHAIASPLQLRKLPQWVEGGNFVGKYVFPDGELQPIAETLQRAGEAGFEVRDVENLREHYALTLRHWAANLEAHSEEARAALGEQRFRLWRLYLNACVPAFERGNLQLFQSLLAKPAAQGRVQVPLTREDLYRDDH
- a CDS encoding EAL domain-containing protein — its product is MPTACRVRWPKAQPDAVVTEQPGALSIQTALDNFGTGYNTLVALAQLPVKIVKIGRRFTADISAAQSCE
- a CDS encoding PAS domain S-box protein, with the protein product MQLHNAPSPDLHLLSQAFAASVTGIILTDARQPDLPIIFVNPAFEQLSGYLAAEIIGRNCRFLQGQDRDQDARHEIRDALLQGQSVTTVLRNYRKDGSLFYNELTVSPIRDAAGTITHFVGFQTDVTSREQARQQEAHAKQHLTSTLERITDGFVSFDQDWTVTYVNAAAAAMMAREPTETLGQNHFDLFPLSTHAPLGLALQKARESGTVQYLLNHSAMGKQANVTIYPGGDGVSMFIQDVTETREAQRERQISQERFAKVFEASPVAIFITRQSDKHFIEVNAEFSRQSGYTREEILGQSSQALGLWVNSADREIAWSMVDGDLIIRDREILFRSKSGEEVYGVLSIIPMEVAGEACVIGFVRDITEEKRASNQLQASEERFARVFEASPVAIVVADLESGHYLDVNAEFLRQSGYSREDVIGRTPVDLNVWVNPPELEDVGRTLQAEGKVLNREVQFRLKSGVVADTVISVVPVTIDGEACVATLVRDITVEKRAQQVLAESEERHRQIATQLQRTLDLSLDLITCIGPDDRFMTMSAASIQILGYTPEEMIGRAVSDFMHPDDHITTLTARQRTRAGHTTTNFQNRYLHKDGRVVWLEWSGTMLPDDAVVYGMARDVTQRRATDEDRAFLAAIVQASHSAIIGVSLDNTIRSWNPGAEELYGYAAEEAIGQPVTFIVPAELQTLEIKLMERASQGFRDPPFEGNRMTKNSKQIQVLVTLSPILDATGQVIGVSKIARNVTALRKAEQEIQVLNGDLQRQLRSITGLRKIDHSIAVSADLNVTLGLVLDNVKQQLGMDVATVLLFDALRKTLTYTVTRGFYAEKLENSGTKLGVGLAGRAAQTQQPISLPDLTNASVLPAWREVVKNEGLTAYYAVPLLSKGQVVGVIEVLHHQAWPLSLDWLSTLATLADQAAIAIDNARLVAELERSNVELRSAYDATIEGWARALDLRDEETEGHSRRVTEMTYELCQALGFTTDQLVQVRRGALLHDIGKMGIPDAVLLKPGKLTEDEWTLMKKHPEYAADLLTPIEFLRPALEIPECHHEKWDGSGYPAGLAGEAIPLVARAFAVVDVYDALTSDRPYRKAWTREQTITHLQNSSGTHFDPEIVEVFIRMIGQH